From Pseudomonas sp. FP2335, the proteins below share one genomic window:
- the mprF gene encoding bifunctional lysylphosphatidylglycerol flippase/synthetase MprF, with protein sequence MRANSSEPQDTVTAEQPITPTRLRWLDLLSKYRQPIGLAVTLLLFAIALIACRHLLLELDLYALHDSILEVPKPALLGAFAAAVAGFVILLGYEFSGARYAGVKLPAKTLAHGGFTAFAIGNAIGLSMLSGGSVRYRLYARHGIGASEVARMTVFASLALGCALPPLAALATLSNLPAAATALNLSQGLLGGVAGAVLLLSIALCVGLYRRRLPEQPFADNLLVKIGRRTLRLPGARLTFLQLVITALDVAAAATVLYMLLPEAPPFGPFLLVYLLALAAGVLSHVPGGVGVFEAILLAAFADKLGAAPLAAALLLYRMIYVVLPLLIACVFLLVNEAQRLFQTQQSLRVASGLAAPVLAVLVFLSGVVLLFSGATPEIDSRLENIGFLIPHRLIDASHFGASLIGVLCLLLAQGLRRRLSAAWMLTMVLLLAGALLSLLKGFDWEEASLMTMTAILLAIFRRSFYRASRLTELPFSPLYLVASVCVLGASIWLLLFAYQDVPYSHQLWWQFTLDANAPRGLRSLLGAAVLLVIVSLTWLLRTARPVIHLPTPDELERASKILMASSQPDGGLALTGDKALLFHPNDEAFLMYARRGRSLVALYDPIGPTQPRAEMIWQFRDLCDIHHARPVFYQVRAENLPYYMDIGLTAIKLGEEARVDLKRFDLEAKGKEMKDLRYTWNRGTRDGLSLEIHEPGTAPMDELKVISDAWLTGKNVREKGFSLGRFSDDYLKHFRIAIIRFEGRPVAFANLLETYNHDLASLDLMRAHPDAPKLTMEFMMVGLIQHYKSHGYARFSLGMVPLSGLQPRRGAPLTQRLGSMVFRRGEQLYNFQGLRRFKDKFQPDWEPRYMAVPAGLDPLVALADTAALIAGGLTGLVKR encoded by the coding sequence ATGCGCGCCAACTCGTCTGAACCACAAGACACCGTCACAGCAGAACAACCGATCACTCCCACCCGTTTGCGCTGGCTGGATCTGTTGAGCAAATACCGCCAGCCCATCGGATTGGCCGTCACCCTGTTGCTGTTTGCTATCGCCCTGATCGCTTGCCGACACTTGCTGCTGGAACTGGATCTCTACGCTCTCCACGACTCGATCCTGGAAGTGCCCAAGCCTGCCCTGCTGGGTGCGTTTGCCGCAGCGGTGGCCGGGTTCGTCATTCTGCTGGGCTACGAATTCTCCGGCGCACGCTATGCCGGGGTGAAGTTACCGGCCAAGACCCTGGCCCATGGCGGTTTCACCGCCTTTGCCATTGGCAACGCGATTGGCCTGTCGATGCTCTCCGGCGGCTCGGTGCGTTACCGCCTGTATGCTCGCCACGGTATTGGCGCTTCGGAAGTCGCCCGCATGACCGTGTTCGCCAGCCTGGCGCTCGGTTGTGCCCTGCCCCCTCTCGCCGCCCTGGCCACCTTGAGCAACCTGCCCGCCGCGGCCACGGCACTGAATTTGTCGCAAGGTTTGCTCGGCGGCGTCGCCGGTGCGGTGCTGTTGCTGTCGATCGCACTGTGCGTCGGCCTCTATCGCCGCCGCCTGCCGGAGCAACCGTTTGCCGACAACCTGCTGGTCAAGATCGGCCGCCGCACCCTGCGCCTGCCCGGCGCGCGTCTGACCTTCCTGCAACTGGTCATCACCGCACTCGACGTCGCCGCTGCCGCCACCGTCCTTTATATGCTGCTGCCGGAAGCGCCACCGTTTGGTCCGTTCCTGCTGGTGTACCTGCTGGCCCTCGCCGCCGGTGTGCTCAGCCATGTGCCGGGGGGTGTCGGGGTTTTCGAAGCCATCCTGCTCGCGGCCTTTGCCGATAAGCTCGGCGCCGCGCCGCTGGCCGCCGCTCTGCTGCTTTACCGCATGATCTACGTGGTGCTGCCGCTGCTGATCGCCTGCGTATTCCTACTGGTCAACGAAGCCCAGCGCCTGTTCCAGACCCAGCAAAGCCTGCGGGTTGCCTCAGGCCTCGCGGCACCGGTGTTGGCCGTGCTGGTTTTTTTGTCCGGCGTGGTCCTGCTGTTTTCCGGCGCCACGCCAGAAATCGACTCACGCCTGGAAAACATCGGTTTCCTGATTCCCCACCGCCTGATTGACGCCTCGCACTTTGGCGCCAGCCTGATCGGCGTGTTATGCCTGCTGTTGGCCCAGGGCCTGCGTCGACGCCTGTCGGCCGCCTGGATGCTGACCATGGTGCTGTTGCTGGCGGGCGCCCTGCTCTCGCTGCTCAAAGGCTTCGATTGGGAAGAAGCCAGCTTGATGACCATGACCGCGATCCTGCTGGCGATCTTCCGACGCTCGTTCTATCGCGCCAGCCGCCTCACCGAACTGCCGTTCTCGCCGCTGTACCTGGTGGCCAGCGTCTGTGTGCTCGGGGCGTCGATCTGGCTGCTGCTGTTCGCTTACCAGGACGTACCGTACAGCCATCAGCTGTGGTGGCAGTTCACCCTGGACGCCAACGCCCCCCGCGGCCTGCGCTCGCTGCTGGGCGCCGCCGTGTTGCTGGTGATCGTGTCCCTGACCTGGCTGCTGCGTACTGCGCGCCCGGTGATCCACCTGCCGACACCTGACGAACTGGAGCGCGCCAGCAAGATCCTGATGGCCTCGTCCCAGCCCGACGGCGGCCTGGCGCTGACCGGCGACAAGGCGCTGCTGTTTCATCCCAATGATGAAGCTTTCCTCATGTACGCCCGTCGTGGCCGCAGCCTGGTAGCCTTGTACGATCCGATCGGCCCGACCCAACCTCGCGCCGAAATGATCTGGCAATTCCGTGACCTATGCGACATCCACCACGCCCGCCCGGTGTTCTATCAGGTGCGTGCGGAAAACCTGCCGTACTACATGGACATCGGCCTGACCGCGATCAAACTGGGCGAAGAAGCCCGCGTCGACCTGAAACGCTTTGACCTGGAAGCCAAGGGCAAAGAGATGAAGGACCTGCGCTACACCTGGAACCGTGGTACCCGGGACGGCCTGTCCCTGGAGATCCATGAACCGGGCACCGCGCCGATGGATGAGCTCAAAGTCATTTCCGACGCCTGGCTGACCGGCAAGAACGTGCGCGAAAAGGGTTTTTCCCTGGGCCGTTTCAGCGACGACTACCTCAAGCACTTTCGCATTGCGATCATTCGCTTCGAAGGGCGCCCGGTGGCCTTCGCCAACCTGCTCGAGACGTACAACCATGACCTGGCCAGCCTCGACCTGATGCGCGCCCACCCGGACGCACCCAAGCTGACCATGGAGTTCATGATGGTCGGCCTGATTCAACACTATAAGAGTCATGGCTACGCCCGCTTCAGCCTCGGCATGGTGCCGTTGTCGGGCCTGCAGCCACGTCGCGGCGCACCGCTGACCCAGCGCCTGGGTTCGATGGTGTTCCGCCGTGGCGAGCAACTGTATAACTTCCAAGGTTTGCGCCGCTTCAAAGACAAGTTCCAGCCCGACTGGGAACCCCGTTACATGGCCGTGCCCGCAGGACTTGATCCGTTGGTGGCACTGGCCGATACCGCCGCCCTGATCGCGGGCGGCTTGACTGGATTGGTGAAACGCTGA
- a CDS encoding HugZ family protein codes for MSAQVAKNARELLLKEYRGALATQSKAMPGFPFGSVVPYCLDEQGRPLILISRIAQHTHNLQKDPKCSLLVGEREADDVQAVGRLTYLAEAEKIDDPAAIEAAAERYYRYFPDSANYHKAHDFDFWVLKPVRHRYIGGFGAIHWVDQLTLANPFAGKAERSMIEHMNSDHTKAIAHYVALAGLPTSEPAQLAGIDSEGMHLRIGQSLHWLPFAESCNTPTQVREALVSLAHAEVWPKKTVASA; via the coding sequence TTGAGCGCACAGGTTGCCAAGAACGCCCGAGAGCTGTTGCTCAAGGAATACCGTGGGGCTCTCGCCACACAATCGAAGGCCATGCCCGGTTTTCCCTTCGGCTCCGTGGTGCCGTACTGCCTGGACGAACAGGGCCGCCCGCTGATCCTGATCAGCCGCATTGCCCAGCACACTCATAACCTGCAAAAAGACCCCAAGTGCTCGCTGCTGGTTGGCGAGCGCGAGGCGGACGACGTGCAAGCAGTGGGGCGCCTGACCTACCTGGCCGAGGCCGAAAAGATCGACGACCCGGCGGCGATCGAAGCGGCGGCAGAGCGTTATTACCGTTACTTTCCCGACTCGGCCAACTACCATAAGGCTCACGACTTCGACTTCTGGGTGCTCAAGCCCGTGCGTCATCGCTACATCGGCGGATTTGGCGCGATTCATTGGGTTGATCAACTCACCCTGGCCAACCCGTTCGCCGGCAAGGCCGAGCGCAGCATGATCGAGCACATGAACAGCGACCACACCAAGGCCATCGCCCACTACGTCGCCTTGGCCGGCTTGCCTACCTCCGAACCTGCGCAACTGGCTGGCATCGACAGCGAAGGCATGCACCTGCGTATCGGCCAGTCGTTGCATTGGCTGCCCTTCGCGGAGTCTTGCAATACGCCGACACAAGTGCGCGAAGCCTTGGTTTCATTGGCTCACGCCGAGGTCTGGCCGAAAAAAACAGTGGCCAGCGCTTGA
- the dinB gene encoding DNA polymerase IV: MTQRKIIHVDCDCFYAAIEMRDDPSLAQKPLAVGGSADRRGVIATCNYEARAYGVRSAMSSRHALKLCPDLTIVKPRMDAYKEASKEIQTIFRDYTDLIEPLSLDEAYLDVSDSPHFGGSATRIAQDIRRRVSNQLHITVSAGVAPNKFLAKIASDWKKPNGLFVITPDQVEDFVSQLRVSKLHGVGKVTADKLARLGIEDCLQLREWNKLALVREFGSFGERLWSLARGIDDRAVQNDSRRQSISVENTYDVDLPDLSSCLAKLPELMETLAGRMARIDSSYRAGKPFVKVKFHDFTQTTLEQAGAGRDLESYQQLLMQAFNRGGKPVRLLGIGVRLLDLSSGNEQLEFSW; encoded by the coding sequence ATGACGCAACGCAAAATCATCCACGTCGACTGTGATTGCTTCTACGCCGCCATCGAGATGCGCGATGACCCGAGCCTGGCGCAGAAGCCGCTGGCGGTCGGTGGCTCGGCAGACAGGCGAGGGGTGATCGCCACCTGCAACTACGAAGCCCGGGCCTATGGCGTGCGTTCGGCCATGTCTTCACGCCACGCCCTGAAGCTCTGCCCGGACCTGACCATCGTCAAGCCGCGCATGGACGCCTATAAGGAAGCGTCGAAGGAAATCCAGACGATCTTTCGCGACTACACCGACCTGATCGAACCGCTGTCGCTGGATGAGGCCTACCTGGATGTCTCTGATAGCCCACACTTTGGCGGCAGTGCCACGCGTATCGCCCAGGACATTCGCCGCCGGGTTTCCAACCAGCTGCACATCACCGTATCCGCAGGCGTAGCGCCGAACAAATTCCTGGCCAAGATCGCCAGTGACTGGAAGAAGCCCAACGGCCTGTTTGTGATTACCCCCGACCAGGTCGAAGACTTTGTCTCGCAGCTACGGGTGAGCAAGTTGCACGGCGTGGGCAAGGTCACCGCCGACAAGCTGGCGCGCCTGGGTATCGAGGATTGTCTGCAACTGCGGGAATGGAACAAGCTGGCACTGGTGCGCGAATTCGGCAGTTTTGGCGAGCGGCTCTGGAGCCTGGCCCGTGGGATTGATGACCGGGCAGTGCAGAACGACAGTCGCCGGCAATCGATCAGTGTGGAAAACACCTACGATGTGGACCTGCCGGATCTCTCAAGCTGCCTGGCAAAACTGCCTGAACTGATGGAAACCCTGGCTGGGCGCATGGCGCGTATCGACAGCAGTTATCGTGCGGGCAAGCCGTTCGTCAAGGTGAAGTTTCATGACTTTACCCAGACCACTTTGGAGCAGGCGGGGGCAGGGCGGGATCTGGAGAGTTATCAACAGCTGCTGATGCAGGCGTTTAATCGGGGTGGGAAGCCGGTGCGGTTGCTGGGGATTGGGGTGCGCTTGCTGGATCTGAGCAGCGGCAATGAACAACTCGAATTTTCCTGGTAA
- the groES gene encoding co-chaperone GroES, with translation MSKLRPLHDRVVIKRSEEEKKTAGGIVLPGSAAEKANHGVIVAAGPGKTLENGDVRALAVKVGDKVVFGPYSGSNTVKVDGEDLLVMAENEILAVLED, from the coding sequence ATGAGCAAGCTTCGTCCTCTGCACGACCGCGTCGTTATCAAGCGCAGCGAAGAAGAAAAGAAAACCGCCGGCGGTATCGTTCTGCCAGGTTCGGCTGCTGAAAAAGCCAACCACGGTGTGATCGTCGCTGCAGGCCCAGGCAAGACTCTGGAAAACGGTGATGTTCGTGCGCTGGCCGTTAAAGTCGGTGACAAGGTTGTATTCGGTCCTTACTCCGGCAGCAACACTGTGAAAGTCGACGGCGAAGACCTGCTGGTTATGGCTGAGAACGAGATTCTCGCCGTTCTGGAAGACTGA
- a CDS encoding proline--tRNA ligase: MRTSQYLLATQKETPSDAVVISHQLMLRAGMIRKLASGLYTWLPMGLKVMRKVEAIVREEMNAAGSLEVLMPSTQPAELWQESGRWEEYGPELLRFKDRHGRDFCAGPTHEEVITDLMRNELSSYKQLPLNLYQIQTKFRDEIRPRFGLMRGREFIMKDAYSFHADQASLQVTYDRMHQAYCNVFTRLGLKFRPVEADNGSIGGAGSHEFHVLAESGEDDIVFSNGSDYAANIEKAEAVPRETSRPAPAEELRLVDTPDTKTIAALVEKFNLPIEKTIKTLIVRAEEEGKLIALVIRGDHELNEIKAAQQPGVASPLVMATDAELRDAIGAGAGSLGPLNLPLPIIIDRSVELMSDFGIGANIDDKHYFGVNWERDLPVPTVADLRNVVAGDPSPDGKGTLEIKRGIEVGHIFQLGNKYSQAMNCKVLGENGKPVILEMGCYGIGVSRVVAAAIEQNHDENGIIWSDTLAPFQIALVPLRYETELVREATDKLYAELTAAGFEVLLDDRDKKTSPGIKFADMELIGIPHRIVVSDRGLADGNLEYKSRTEAEAQPLPVADVLSFLQARIRR, from the coding sequence ATGCGTACCAGTCAATATTTGCTCGCCACACAGAAAGAAACGCCTTCCGACGCGGTCGTGATCAGCCATCAACTGATGCTGCGTGCCGGTATGATCCGCAAACTGGCCTCCGGCCTGTACACCTGGCTGCCCATGGGCTTGAAGGTGATGCGCAAGGTCGAAGCCATCGTTCGCGAAGAAATGAACGCCGCCGGCTCTCTGGAAGTGTTGATGCCGAGCACCCAACCGGCTGAGTTGTGGCAGGAATCCGGGCGCTGGGAAGAGTACGGCCCTGAGTTGCTGCGCTTCAAGGATCGTCACGGCCGCGATTTCTGCGCCGGCCCGACCCACGAAGAAGTGATCACCGACCTGATGCGCAATGAGCTGAGCAGCTACAAGCAGCTGCCGCTGAACCTGTATCAGATCCAGACCAAGTTCCGTGATGAGATCCGCCCACGCTTCGGTTTGATGCGCGGCCGCGAATTCATCATGAAGGACGCCTATTCGTTCCACGCTGACCAGGCGTCCTTGCAGGTCACCTACGACCGCATGCACCAGGCCTACTGCAACGTGTTCACGCGCCTGGGCCTGAAATTCCGCCCGGTTGAAGCGGACAACGGTTCCATCGGCGGCGCTGGTTCCCACGAGTTCCACGTGCTGGCCGAATCCGGCGAAGACGACATCGTGTTCAGCAACGGTTCCGACTACGCGGCGAACATCGAGAAAGCCGAAGCCGTGCCACGGGAAACGTCCCGCCCGGCACCGGCCGAAGAACTGCGCCTGGTGGACACCCCGGATACCAAGACCATCGCGGCCCTGGTGGAGAAATTCAATCTGCCGATTGAAAAGACCATCAAGACCCTGATCGTGCGCGCCGAAGAAGAAGGCAAGCTGATCGCCCTGGTGATCCGTGGCGACCACGAACTCAACGAAATCAAGGCTGCCCAGCAACCTGGCGTGGCCAGCCCGCTGGTCATGGCCACCGATGCCGAACTGCGCGACGCCATCGGCGCCGGTGCCGGCTCCCTGGGCCCGCTGAACCTGCCGCTGCCGATCATCATCGACCGTTCGGTCGAGCTGATGAGCGACTTCGGTATCGGCGCGAACATCGACGACAAGCACTACTTCGGCGTGAACTGGGAACGTGACCTGCCGGTTCCGACCGTGGCCGACCTGCGTAATGTCGTCGCCGGCGACCCGAGCCCGGATGGCAAGGGCACCCTGGAAATCAAGCGCGGCATCGAAGTCGGGCACATCTTCCAGCTGGGCAACAAATACAGCCAGGCGATGAACTGCAAAGTGCTGGGCGAGAACGGCAAGCCGGTGATCCTGGAAATGGGCTGCTATGGCATCGGCGTTTCCCGTGTGGTTGCCGCTGCCATCGAGCAGAACCACGACGAAAACGGCATCATCTGGAGCGACACCCTGGCGCCGTTCCAGATCGCCCTGGTCCCCCTGCGTTATGAGACCGAGCTGGTACGTGAAGCCACCGACAAACTGTATGCCGAACTGACGGCCGCCGGTTTTGAAGTATTGCTGGATGACCGGGACAAGAAAACCAGCCCGGGCATCAAGTTCGCCGACATGGAACTGATTGGCATCCCGCACCGGATCGTGGTCAGTGACCGTGGCCTGGCCGATGGCAATCTGGAATACAAGAGCCGGACCGAAGCCGAAGCCCAACCGTTGCCGGTGGCTGACGTGCTGTCTTTCCTTCAGGCGCGTATTCGTCGCTGA
- a CDS encoding DUF481 domain-containing protein, producing MLSRTLLCLAVFSASTPLLADTVWLKNGDRLSGKIKVFDGGKLLIQTDYAGAIPVDWKQVKTLESDQELLVKQDAYTGEKAKSLRAAEDGKVVLANGEAPKTVDLASIQQIIKPKPVIEDLVWKGNVDLALDYKRAEKDTNDYDIDFKTSARHGQWRHTGQGEYNREFQDDVTTTDNWALEYDLDRFLTEHWFWQGRLTYKRDKVEDLSRQRTVGTGPGYQFWDDELGAFSLGSLINRTDYEYAEGGKDHFYSAAMKWNYNRYLVGKTVEFFTMGELGKPIDGPIDYSLDAEMGLRYKVTEWASLNLKAERDIISGDSDSSLSKTRYTAGFGVAW from the coding sequence ATGTTGTCCAGAACCCTGCTGTGCCTTGCTGTTTTCAGTGCTTCCACGCCCTTGCTGGCTGACACCGTCTGGTTGAAGAACGGTGACCGCCTAAGCGGCAAGATCAAAGTCTTCGACGGTGGCAAGCTGCTGATTCAGACCGACTACGCAGGCGCCATCCCGGTGGACTGGAAGCAGGTGAAGACCCTGGAGAGCGACCAGGAGTTGCTGGTCAAGCAGGATGCCTACACGGGCGAGAAGGCCAAGTCCCTGAGGGCGGCAGAGGACGGCAAGGTGGTGCTGGCCAACGGCGAGGCGCCGAAGACGGTCGATTTGGCCAGCATCCAGCAGATCATCAAGCCCAAGCCGGTCATCGAAGACCTGGTGTGGAAGGGCAATGTCGACCTGGCGCTGGACTACAAGCGCGCCGAGAAAGACACCAATGACTACGACATCGACTTCAAGACCAGCGCGCGGCATGGCCAATGGCGCCACACCGGGCAGGGCGAGTACAACCGCGAGTTCCAGGACGACGTGACCACCACCGACAACTGGGCGCTGGAATATGACCTGGACCGCTTCCTCACCGAACACTGGTTCTGGCAGGGTCGTTTAACCTACAAGCGCGACAAGGTTGAAGACCTGTCCCGCCAGCGTACCGTCGGTACAGGCCCGGGCTACCAGTTCTGGGATGATGAACTGGGCGCGTTCTCCCTCGGCTCGCTGATCAACCGCACCGATTATGAATATGCCGAGGGCGGCAAGGACCATTTCTACTCGGCAGCGATGAAGTGGAACTACAACCGCTACCTGGTGGGCAAGACCGTCGAGTTCTTCACCATGGGCGAATTGGGCAAGCCGATCGACGGGCCGATCGATTATTCCCTGGATGCGGAAATGGGCCTGCGCTACAAAGTCACCGAATGGGCGTCCCTCAACCTCAAGGCCGAGCGCGACATCATCAGCGGCGACTCCGACAGCAGCCTGAGCAAGACCCGCTATACCGCCGGCTTCGGCGTGGCCTGGTAA
- a CDS encoding AmpG family muropeptide MFS transporter — protein MPRKTWRAALAAYASPSTLVLLLLGFAAGLPYMLVFSTLSVWLREAGVARETIGYASLIGLAYAFKWVWSPLLDQWRLPLLGKLGRRRSWLVLAQSLVILGLIGMGFCDPQKHLSWLIAIAVVVAFASATQDIAVDAYRLEIADDTRQAALAASYMSGYRIAALLATAGALFFAEGFGSTGFNYQHSAWLGTYVLFGVLMVPALLTTLFMREPNVPLRTQLQAGRYSFVHQLVSVFVLIVLLVSVPAMFTQLYNTDFDSVLFHGMSVWDLLMDDRAFLRAILYITLTALCLSAMGRRGLAPVLTPVNDFILRYRWQALLLLGLIATYRMSDTVMGVMANVFYIDQGFTKDQIAGVSKIFGLIMTLLGAGMGGLLIVRFGILPILFIGGIASAGTNLLFVMLADMGPDLQMLIFTISLDNFSSGLATSAFVAYLSSLTNLKFSATQYALLSSIMLLLPRLIGGYSGVMVEKFGYHNFFLITCMLGVPTLFLIALHWFQESRRIRLNPPVED, from the coding sequence ATGCCCCGTAAAACCTGGCGCGCCGCGCTCGCTGCCTATGCCAGCCCCTCGACGTTGGTCCTGTTGTTGCTCGGCTTTGCCGCCGGCCTGCCTTACATGTTGGTGTTCTCGACGCTTTCTGTGTGGTTGCGTGAGGCCGGAGTGGCTCGCGAAACCATCGGCTATGCGAGCCTGATCGGTTTGGCCTACGCCTTTAAATGGGTCTGGTCGCCGCTGCTCGACCAATGGCGCCTGCCGCTGTTGGGCAAACTCGGACGTCGTCGTTCCTGGCTGGTGTTGGCCCAGTCGCTGGTGATCCTCGGATTGATCGGCATGGGTTTCTGCGACCCGCAGAAACACTTGTCCTGGCTGATCGCCATCGCGGTCGTGGTGGCCTTCGCGTCCGCCACCCAAGACATTGCCGTCGACGCCTACCGCCTGGAAATCGCCGACGACACCCGCCAGGCCGCCCTGGCCGCCAGCTACATGTCCGGCTACCGCATCGCCGCCCTGCTGGCCACGGCCGGCGCACTGTTCTTTGCCGAAGGTTTCGGCTCTACCGGGTTCAACTATCAACACTCGGCGTGGCTCGGCACCTATGTGCTGTTTGGCGTGCTGATGGTGCCTGCGCTGCTGACCACCCTGTTCATGCGTGAACCGAACGTGCCACTGCGCACCCAGTTGCAAGCCGGACGCTACAGTTTTGTGCACCAGCTGGTCTCGGTATTCGTACTGATCGTGCTGTTGGTGTCGGTGCCGGCAATGTTCACCCAGCTGTACAACACCGATTTCGACAGCGTGCTGTTCCACGGCATGAGCGTGTGGGACCTGCTGATGGACGACCGCGCGTTCCTGCGCGCCATCCTCTATATCACTCTCACCGCCTTGTGCCTGTCAGCCATGGGCCGTCGCGGCCTGGCGCCGGTGCTGACGCCGGTCAACGACTTTATCCTGCGTTACCGCTGGCAGGCGCTGCTGCTGCTCGGGCTGATTGCCACCTATCGCATGTCCGACACGGTGATGGGCGTGATGGCCAACGTGTTCTACATCGACCAGGGCTTCACCAAGGACCAGATCGCCGGAGTCAGCAAGATCTTCGGCCTGATCATGACCCTGCTCGGCGCCGGTATGGGCGGCTTGCTGATTGTGCGGTTCGGTATCCTGCCGATCCTGTTCATCGGCGGGATCGCCTCGGCTGGCACCAACCTGCTGTTCGTGATGCTTGCCGACATGGGCCCGGACCTGCAGATGCTGATCTTCACCATCTCCCTGGATAACTTCAGTTCCGGCCTCGCCACTTCGGCGTTCGTGGCCTATCTGTCGAGCCTGACCAACCTCAAGTTCTCCGCCACACAATATGCGCTGCTCAGCTCGATCATGCTGCTGCTGCCACGCCTGATCGGCGGGTACTCGGGGGTGATGGTGGAGAAGTTCGGCTATCACAACTTCTTCCTGATTACCTGCATGCTGGGCGTGCCAACGCTGTTTCTGATCGCGTTGCACTGGTTCCAGGAGAGTCGACGGATTCGGTTGAACCCACCGGTAGAAGACTGA
- a CDS encoding MGMT family protein: MRTVNQPADTPQSPAEMRRTALYLTLAQVPEGCVVSYGELAHLAGLGRAARWVGRTLSQLPEDTRLPWHRVLGAGGRISLPVGSASGDEQRARLRSEGVSILNNRVDIQRHGWRPVEHSG; encoded by the coding sequence ATGCGCACAGTGAATCAACCCGCCGATACGCCGCAAAGCCCTGCCGAAATGCGCCGTACCGCGCTGTACCTGACGCTGGCCCAAGTGCCTGAAGGTTGCGTGGTGAGCTACGGTGAGTTGGCCCATCTGGCGGGTTTGGGCCGCGCTGCACGCTGGGTCGGACGCACCCTCAGCCAGTTGCCCGAAGACACGCGCCTGCCCTGGCATCGGGTGTTGGGTGCCGGCGGTCGGATAAGTCTGCCGGTGGGCAGCGCCTCGGGCGACGAACAACGTGCGCGTTTACGCAGCGAAGGTGTCAGTATCCTGAACAATCGCGTGGATATTCAGCGTCATGGCTGGCGCCCGGTAGAGCACAGCGGTTAG
- a CDS encoding FxsA family protein: protein MRPFLLLFLLFPVLELFVFVQVSGAIGFFPALLLIILGSMLGVLVLRVAGLATALRARESLNRGELPAQTMLEGLMMALAGGLLILPGFISDVVGLVLLLPFSRKLLAGKMRQRAEEAALRQRAFADDLQPRGGPAPRQPLGREGDVIEGEFEHRDSK from the coding sequence ATGCGCCCTTTTTTATTGCTCTTTCTGCTATTTCCAGTGTTGGAGCTGTTCGTCTTCGTTCAGGTCAGCGGAGCCATCGGGTTTTTCCCGGCGCTGCTGCTGATCATTCTCGGCTCGATGCTTGGCGTGCTGGTGCTGCGCGTCGCCGGCCTGGCCACTGCGCTGCGTGCCCGTGAGAGCTTGAACCGTGGCGAGCTGCCAGCCCAGACCATGCTTGAAGGCCTGATGATGGCCCTGGCCGGCGGCTTGTTGATCCTGCCGGGTTTCATCAGCGACGTCGTTGGCCTGGTGTTGCTGTTGCCGTTCTCGCGCAAGTTGCTTGCCGGCAAGATGCGCCAGCGCGCCGAAGAGGCAGCGCTGCGCCAGCGGGCTTTCGCCGACGACCTGCAACCCCGTGGCGGCCCGGCCCCGCGCCAACCGCTGGGGCGTGAAGGGGATGTGATCGAAGGCGAGTTCGAACATCGCGACAGCAAATAA